Genomic segment of Paenibacillaceae bacterium GAS479:
AAATCTATATAATGACTTTGATTCACAATCCCTTGTGTCTCATTAAGTCCAAGTGCTTTATAAAAATCACTTGCCTTTTCATTATCCGTCTTAATATGAGCCTTTTAAAGTTAACCGTTTCTTCTCTTATTATCACTTCCATTAACTCTTTTCCAATGCCATTATTTCTGTATTCGAGCTTTACATAGGGCCTCCTGATTCTTCTTGTCGTTCGTTCATTCCTTCTTGTCTTCCTTTACTTCATTATCATTTATATATTGTTCAAGTTCAGCTTCAATTTCTTTATCAACCTCTGAACGTTCTACAAAATCGGACTCATTGTATTCATCTATACTATTTTGAGTTTCTTTTTCTATGTCTTCATTAATCTTTGAACGCATTTCAGGATCTGATTTATTATATTCGTCTATACTTTTTTGAACTTCTTCTTCTATTTCTTCCTCTTCTCTAAGCAATCCTAATTTTTCTCTAATCAACTTTATGTCTTTATAAATCTGCTTGTTCTGTTGGGAAATGCTAAATACCATACCAAATACCAAGATGGGCAGAACCGCTGCTCCATACGGCCCTAGAAAAGCGATAGAGAGGAGAGTAATAAAAAGTGCTATTAACATGCCTACGACAGTCATATTTTTGCCCCCTTATTTCGTCGATATCATGAATTCCCCCGCAGATGTTAGCTCTTCCAATTGGAATAAAAACGTACTGTTCATTCTACTAGCTGACATAACATGTTTAGTCTCTACTTGTTAAATTATTCTCTTCCTACCATCTGATCCCATTCATTGTACATGGTATAATAAATTTCCACATATTCCAATCTACTTAGAGATGCAAAGAGACCTTTAGATTAGGGTGGAGATATTAGAATATAAGGAAAAAGATTGAACATAATAGGCTGCTGCAAAACGCGAATTATTTGAGGAAACCGGATTGATAGCTAGCAAACTAGAACTTTTAGATGTTTTCTCAGGTGATAATAGGATGTATACCTATCCAAACGGTGATGAAGCATATATAATCGGTATCGTTTATATATGTCGAGACTTTACAGGAGAATTATTACCCGAAACAGATGAAACGTTAGAACTTAAATGGTTTGATATTGACGACTTACCAAAAGACATAAGCCCACCCAACGTAGCACCCTTGCAAGCTTTTGTAGATCATTTAAAGAGTACAGTATAAACACACAAATCCACTCCCCTTTTTTAAGTTTCTACCTCTCTCGGCTTGATTCCCATATCTAAGAAATGGTTGAAGACGAAGCGGGCACAGCCGATCGTTTTCTGGGTCAAAAAGGAGGAGTCATTATTGAATAAACAAAAAATCGTGATTATTGGCGCAGGGATTGTCGGGGCGGCCATCGCCTATCATCTGGCCAAACGAAATCAAGATGTGACCATTATTGAACGACACTCCGCTGCGGCGCGTGAAGTCACGGAAAAATCTTTTGGCTGGATACATACGACTCATAGGGTGGCTGCCGAATACTGGCATTTATACGATGCAGCTTTGGAAGAATATCATGCGCTTGAGCAAGAGTTGTCCGAACTGAAAATTCATTGGCATGGGGCGCTGACTTGGGGCACTTCGCCCCTAAGGGTGCAACCCCACTTTCAAAAATTAAACCGAGAGCAGCTTGAGGCATTGGAGCCGAATCTGAAGGAATATCCGGATGAAGCGATGTTTGTCAGCGAAGAAGGTGCCGTGGACCCTGTAGGGGTAACGGAGCTGTTGCTGAGCAAGGCACAGGAGTACGGCGCAAAGGTTCTGTTCGGTACCAACGTTACACAGCTGCAGCAAGAAGATTCCCGCCTGGTCGGCGTCCATACGTCCAAAGGTTTTCTGGAGTCGGATGTCGTAGTATTGGCCGCAGGTACAGGCATTCCCGAACTTTGCAACCCGTTAGGTTTTCACGTGCCGGTAACGTCGTCGCCTTCCATTCTGATTCGGATGAAAACTACGAATAAACTGATACGCACATTAATCTCAAATACACAATTTGAAGCGCGTCAACTGACAGATCGTACTCTGCTAGCTGCGGAAGATTATATCGACGAGTCGGAGGAAAACGGACCCGAGGCGGTCGGTAAGCGAGCGTTCGACACGTTGCGTCGCAGTCTGAAAAACGGGGATCAACTGGAACTGGAAAGCATAACGGTCGGGATGAGACCAATGCCTGAAGACGGCTATCCGATCGTAGGTTTTCAAAATCACATAAAGGGACTTTATCTGGCGGTGATGCATTCTGCGATTACGCTGGCGCCGCTGATTGCACGTCTGGCTGCAAGTGAAATAATCGATCGGGAATCAAGAAGTGAATTAGACCCTTGTCGGATTTCCCGGTTTTAGTAGGGCAATATACATCACCACCATGAAAATGGCGGTCGTCCGACTATGAGCAATATCACAGGTTTTTCGGTTTTTCACTCTTATTCGTTGACTCCGTGTTGATTTTTGAACCATTAAAAATACACCACCAAGGTATACAAACCGCATGGTGATGTATTCAAACTTTACCTATTGTTATATGTCGTTCAGCACTTACTAATCTTCCGCAGCAACCGGATTCTCGCTATATGAGATCCAATCGCTCCAACTCCCCGCATACAGCTTCACGTTGCTGTAGCCCGCCGCTTGCAGCGCCAGCACGTTCGGGCAAGCAGTCACGCCTGAGCCGCAGTAGACGATCAGCTCGCGATCACGCGGGATGCTGCTGAATGCTGCGGCTAGCGCATCGCCGGTTTTCCAGCGGCCTT
This window contains:
- a CDS encoding Glycine/D-amino acid oxidase, encoding MNKQKIVIIGAGIVGAAIAYHLAKRNQDVTIIERHSAAAREVTEKSFGWIHTTHRVAAEYWHLYDAALEEYHALEQELSELKIHWHGALTWGTSPLRVQPHFQKLNREQLEALEPNLKEYPDEAMFVSEEGAVDPVGVTELLLSKAQEYGAKVLFGTNVTQLQQEDSRLVGVHTSKGFLESDVVVLAAGTGIPELCNPLGFHVPVTSSPSILIRMKTTNKLIRTLISNTQFEARQLTDRTLLAAEDYIDESEENGPEAVGKRAFDTLRRSLKNGDQLELESITVGMRPMPEDGYPIVGFQNHIKGLYLAVMHSAITLAPLIARLAASEIIDRESRSELDPCRISRF